One Alcaligenes ammonioxydans DNA segment encodes these proteins:
- a CDS encoding D-amino acid dehydrogenase has translation MKVAVLGSGIIGVSTAWWLSQHGCEVVVVDRGTGPAQETSRANGGQISVSYAEPWANPKMPLKLLKWLLQDDAPLLFRPRLDLRQWRWCLSFLRECLPGRVAPNVRALVAMAEYSRSTLKQLRPDLDFDYRHQEKGIITFYRDAQSLDDSQQMADVMRDMGVDRRIMSVDELVQLEPALASARGQIVGGDYTKDDESGDANQFACGLAAMAGRAGVEFRFSTQITRLLTAKGRVLGVEVIGTDGGYESIQADAFVVAMGSFSPSVLQPLGIACPVYPAKGYSATFPVLVPQGAPTVSLTDKDNKLVFSRLGDRLRVAGTAELSGYSRSLNPARCQALLMHVADLFPSALDFDNVSFWSGLRPATASNVPLIGRSSIPNLYLNTGHGTLGWTMGIGSGRALADLIMGHKPEPEFPFLS, from the coding sequence ATGAAAGTAGCAGTTCTGGGCAGCGGCATTATTGGGGTATCAACTGCCTGGTGGCTCAGCCAGCACGGTTGCGAGGTGGTGGTTGTGGACCGGGGAACGGGCCCGGCACAGGAAACCTCGCGAGCCAATGGCGGGCAGATCTCGGTCTCGTACGCCGAGCCGTGGGCCAACCCGAAAATGCCGCTCAAACTGCTGAAATGGTTGCTGCAGGATGACGCACCTTTGCTATTCCGTCCGCGTTTGGACCTGCGCCAATGGCGCTGGTGCCTGTCTTTCTTGCGCGAGTGCTTGCCCGGACGGGTTGCGCCCAATGTGCGCGCCTTGGTGGCCATGGCAGAATATAGCCGCAGCACGCTCAAGCAGTTGCGCCCTGATCTGGATTTTGATTATCGCCATCAGGAAAAAGGCATCATCACGTTTTACCGGGATGCCCAAAGTCTGGACGATTCCCAGCAAATGGCCGATGTCATGCGCGATATGGGCGTAGATCGCCGTATCATGAGCGTGGACGAGCTGGTGCAGCTTGAGCCCGCTCTGGCATCGGCCCGTGGTCAGATTGTGGGGGGCGACTACACCAAGGACGATGAGTCCGGCGATGCCAACCAGTTTGCCTGCGGTTTGGCCGCCATGGCCGGGCGCGCCGGGGTGGAATTTCGCTTTTCCACCCAGATCACCCGTTTGTTGACCGCCAAAGGGCGAGTGCTTGGGGTGGAGGTCATCGGGACGGATGGCGGCTATGAGTCTATCCAGGCCGATGCCTTTGTGGTGGCCATGGGCAGTTTCAGTCCATCGGTCTTGCAGCCCTTGGGCATTGCCTGCCCCGTCTACCCGGCCAAAGGCTATTCGGCCACCTTTCCGGTGCTGGTTCCGCAGGGAGCGCCCACCGTGAGCCTGACCGATAAGGACAACAAGCTGGTATTTTCCCGTTTGGGTGACCGCCTGCGAGTTGCCGGAACCGCCGAGCTGTCGGGCTATTCGCGCAGCTTGAACCCGGCACGTTGTCAGGCTTTGTTAATGCACGTGGCTGATCTGTTCCCAAGTGCATTGGATTTTGATAATGTTTCTTTCTGGTCAGGACTGCGTCCTGCCACAGCCTCAAATGTTCCGCTGATAGGCCGCTCCTCCATCCCCAACCTGTACCTGAATACGGGGCATGGCACCTTGGGATGGACGATGGGCATAGGCTCTGGTCGAGCCCTGGCTGACCTTATCATGGGGCACAAACCCGAACCTGAATTTCCTTTTTTATCATGA